The proteins below are encoded in one region of Telopea speciosissima isolate NSW1024214 ecotype Mountain lineage chromosome 10, Tspe_v1, whole genome shotgun sequence:
- the LOC122641580 gene encoding putative H/ACA ribonucleoprotein complex subunit 1-like protein 1 isoform X2, producing the protein MVVLEGVETVVAVEAEVDVLVAVAAVDFATKDLLRKLQVEVASFLHACEGDAVTKLTNEKIPYFNAPIYLQNKTQIGKVDEIFGPINESLFSIKMMEGIVATSYSLGDKFYIDPGKLLPLSRFLPQPKGQAQAGGRGGGRGGRGGSFRGGGRGGGFRGRGAPRGGRGGSFRGGGRGGGFRGRGRS; encoded by the exons ATGGTGGTTTTAGAGGGGGTAGAGACGGTGGTCGCGGTGGAAGCAGAGGTGGACGTTTTGGTGGCCGTGGCGGCGGTGGATTTCGCGACGAAGGACCTCCTGCGGAAGTTACAGGTGG AGGTTGCTTCCTTTCTTCATGCATGTGAAGGTGACGCTGTAACCAAGCTCACGAATGAGAAAATACCATACTTCAATGCACCTATCTATCTGCAGAACAAGACCCAGATTGGGAAGGTTGATGAAATATTTGGTCCCATCAATGAATCT TTATTTTCGATTAAGATGATGGAAGGCATCGTGGCGACTTCATATTCGTTGGGTGACAAGTTTTACATTGACCCGGGGAAGCTTTTGCCCTTGTCAAGATTTCTCCCACAGCCAAA GGGACAGGCACAAGCCGGTGGAAGAGGTGGAGGTCGTGGAGGCAGAGGTGGCTCTTTTAGAGGTGGTGGGCGAGGTGGTGGTTTTCGTGGAAGGGGTGCCCCAAGGGGAGGCAGGGGTGGCTCTTTTAGAGGTGGTGGCCGTGGTGGTGGCTTTAGGGGCCGAGGGAGGTCATAG
- the LOC122641577 gene encoding dnaJ homolog subfamily A member 3, mitochondrial isoform X2, producing the protein MQVYLSVCPSFMEGGIIIKAKAKANLLLGGVGPVECFVPRWRSPLGGRPRSPVVASSAAINGQQNHYTVLGIPATASSADIKKAYRLLARKYHPDVSKDSQASEVFKSIRHAYDVLSNEATRAQYDGALKFQEATGSPWHRSWTDDPNVEDRRVHRWTEVRQQMWRESYRQQFDESENSFEHGETDDENGEEISDDERGPFSEVLKSVFFTIFFMQTLGCRISLTLCSLSALLDKKLDAGYKVGYLIAWILGGRGGILLTLCLSFASWLCGKTSSSLVAVVVVAMWVGANLGRYAPLPQGALITLLYMSVKLQVDLS; encoded by the exons ATGCAGGTATACCTCTCGGTGTGCCCCAGCTTCATGGAAGGTGGCATCATCATCAAGGCAAAGGCAAAGGCAAACCTCCTGTTGGGCGGCGTGGGCCCAGTGGAATGCTTCGTCCCCCGATGGAGGAGCCCTCTTGGTGGTCGACCTCGATCTCCAGTAGTGGCTTCTTCTGCTGCAATCAATGGCCAGCAGAACCACTACACAGTGCTTGGTATTCCTGCAACTGCTTCTTCCGCCGATATCAAGAAGGCTTACCGTCTTCTCGCTCGAAAG TATCATCCAGATGTTAGCAAGGACTCACAAGCTAGCGAGGTATTCAAGAGTATCCGACATGCATATGAT gTACTATCAAATGAAGCAACAAGGGCTCAGTATGATGGTGCACTTAAATTTCAGGAAGCTACTGGCAGCCCATGGCATAGAAGCTGGACTGATGACCCAAATGTTGAGGACAGAAGGGTTCATAGATGGACCGAAGTTAGGCAGCAGATGTGGCGTGAGAGTTATAGACAACAATTTGATGAAAGTGAGAACTCTTTCGAGCATGGTGAAACAGATGATGAGAACGGAGAAGAGATCTCAGATGATGAGAGAGGACCATTCAGCGAGGTGCTGAAATCAGTCTTCTTCACTATTTTCTTTATGCAGACGCTTGGATGTCGAATATCTCTGACACTGTGTAGCTTGTCTGCATTACTTGATAAGAAGCTGGATGCAGGGTATAAGGTGGGTTATCTGATTGCATGGATTTTGGGCGGTAGAGGGGGAATTCTGCTCACTTTATGCCTGTCATTTGCAAGTTGGCTTTGTGGTAAAACTAGCAGCAGCCTTGTGGCTGTGGTTGTTGTGGCCATGTGGGTTGGTGCGAACCTTGGACGATATGCTCCACTTCCACAAGGTGCACTCATCACACTATTGTACATGTCTGTCAAGCTACAAGTTGATTTAAGCTAA
- the LOC122641577 gene encoding curved DNA-binding protein isoform X1 has product MQVYLSVCPSFMEGGIIIKAKAKANLLLGGVGPVECFVPRWRSPLGGRPRSPVVASSAAINGQQNHYTVLGIPATASSADIKKAYRLLARKNAKSFWPCAKKSWHVGMNFSNEQYHPDVSKDSQASEVFKSIRHAYDVLSNEATRAQYDGALKFQEATGSPWHRSWTDDPNVEDRRVHRWTEVRQQMWRESYRQQFDESENSFEHGETDDENGEEISDDERGPFSEVLKSVFFTIFFMQTLGCRISLTLCSLSALLDKKLDAGYKVGYLIAWILGGRGGILLTLCLSFASWLCGKTSSSLVAVVVVAMWVGANLGRYAPLPQGALITLLYMSVKLQVDLS; this is encoded by the exons ATGCAGGTATACCTCTCGGTGTGCCCCAGCTTCATGGAAGGTGGCATCATCATCAAGGCAAAGGCAAAGGCAAACCTCCTGTTGGGCGGCGTGGGCCCAGTGGAATGCTTCGTCCCCCGATGGAGGAGCCCTCTTGGTGGTCGACCTCGATCTCCAGTAGTGGCTTCTTCTGCTGCAATCAATGGCCAGCAGAACCACTACACAGTGCTTGGTATTCCTGCAACTGCTTCTTCCGCCGATATCAAGAAGGCTTACCGTCTTCTCGCTCGAAAG aaTGCCAAGTCATTTTGGCCATGTGCCAAAAAAAGTTGGCATGTGGGGATGAATTTCTCCAATGAGCAG TATCATCCAGATGTTAGCAAGGACTCACAAGCTAGCGAGGTATTCAAGAGTATCCGACATGCATATGAT gTACTATCAAATGAAGCAACAAGGGCTCAGTATGATGGTGCACTTAAATTTCAGGAAGCTACTGGCAGCCCATGGCATAGAAGCTGGACTGATGACCCAAATGTTGAGGACAGAAGGGTTCATAGATGGACCGAAGTTAGGCAGCAGATGTGGCGTGAGAGTTATAGACAACAATTTGATGAAAGTGAGAACTCTTTCGAGCATGGTGAAACAGATGATGAGAACGGAGAAGAGATCTCAGATGATGAGAGAGGACCATTCAGCGAGGTGCTGAAATCAGTCTTCTTCACTATTTTCTTTATGCAGACGCTTGGATGTCGAATATCTCTGACACTGTGTAGCTTGTCTGCATTACTTGATAAGAAGCTGGATGCAGGGTATAAGGTGGGTTATCTGATTGCATGGATTTTGGGCGGTAGAGGGGGAATTCTGCTCACTTTATGCCTGTCATTTGCAAGTTGGCTTTGTGGTAAAACTAGCAGCAGCCTTGTGGCTGTGGTTGTTGTGGCCATGTGGGTTGGTGCGAACCTTGGACGATATGCTCCACTTCCACAAGGTGCACTCATCACACTATTGTACATGTCTGTCAAGCTACAAGTTGATTTAAGCTAA
- the LOC122641580 gene encoding putative H/ACA ribonucleoprotein complex subunit 1-like protein 1 isoform X1, whose translation MRPPRGRGGGFRGGRDGGFRGGRDGGRGGSRGGRFGGRGGGGFRDEGPPAEVTEVASFLHACEGDAVTKLTNEKIPYFNAPIYLQNKTQIGKVDEIFGPINESLFSIKMMEGIVATSYSLGDKFYIDPGKLLPLSRFLPQPKGQAQAGGRGGGRGGRGGSFRGGGRGGGFRGRGAPRGGRGGSFRGGGRGGGFRGRGRS comes from the exons ATGCGACCTCCGAGGGGTAGAGGGGGTGGTTTTAGGGGGGGTAGAGATGGTGGTTTTAGAGGGGGTAGAGACGGTGGTCGCGGTGGAAGCAGAGGTGGACGTTTTGGTGGCCGTGGCGGCGGTGGATTTCGCGACGAAGGACCTCCTGCGGAAGTTACAG AGGTTGCTTCCTTTCTTCATGCATGTGAAGGTGACGCTGTAACCAAGCTCACGAATGAGAAAATACCATACTTCAATGCACCTATCTATCTGCAGAACAAGACCCAGATTGGGAAGGTTGATGAAATATTTGGTCCCATCAATGAATCT TTATTTTCGATTAAGATGATGGAAGGCATCGTGGCGACTTCATATTCGTTGGGTGACAAGTTTTACATTGACCCGGGGAAGCTTTTGCCCTTGTCAAGATTTCTCCCACAGCCAAA GGGACAGGCACAAGCCGGTGGAAGAGGTGGAGGTCGTGGAGGCAGAGGTGGCTCTTTTAGAGGTGGTGGGCGAGGTGGTGGTTTTCGTGGAAGGGGTGCCCCAAGGGGAGGCAGGGGTGGCTCTTTTAGAGGTGGTGGCCGTGGTGGTGGCTTTAGGGGCCGAGGGAGGTCATAG
- the LOC122641576 gene encoding glutamate dehydrogenase 1-like isoform X2 has translation MNALAATNRNFKLAARLLGLDSKLEKSLLIPFREIKVECTIPKDDGSLASFVGFRVQHDNARGPMKGGIRYHPEVDPDEVNALAQLMTWKTAVANIPYGGAKGGIGCDPGELSISELERLTRVFTQKIHDLIGVHTDVPAPDMGTNPQDLGGSLGRDAATGRGVLFATQALLQEYGKSISNQRFVIQGFGNVGSWAAQLISENGGKIVAVSDITGALKNSNGIDIPRLLKHSKENRGIKGFSGGDHIDPKSILVEDCDVLIPAALGGVINRDNANEIKAKFIIEAANHPTDPEADEILSKKGVVILPDIYANSGGVTVSYFEWVQNIQGFMWDEEKVNKELETYMTKAFKDVKEMCKTHNCDLRMGAFTLGVNRVARATVLRGWEA, from the exons ATGAATGCGTTAGCAGcaacaaatagaaatttcaaGTTGGCAGCACgccttttgggtttggattcgAAGCTCGAAAAGAGTTTACTAATTCCTTTCAGGGAGATCAAG GTTGAATGCACCATACCCAAAGACGATGGCAGTTTGGCCTCGTTTGTTGGATTCAGGGTTCAGCACGATAATGCTAGAGGCCCCATGAAAGGAGGAATTAGGTACCATCCAGAG GTTGATCCTGATGAGGTGAATGCTCTAGCACAACTAATGACCTGGAAGACAGCCGTAGCAAATATTCCATATGGTGGTGCTAAAGGGGGTATAGGGTGTGATCCAGGGGAACTAAGCATCTCCGAGCTAGAGCGTCTTACGAGAGTTTTCACACAGAAGATACATGATCTAATTGGAGTCCATACAGATGTTCCAGCACCTGATATGGGAACGAATCCCCAG GATCTTGGTGGATCTTTAGGAAGAGATGCAGCTACAGGAAGGGGAGTACTTTTTGCAACTCAGGCCCTGCTTCAAGAATATGGAAAGAGCATCTCCAACCAACGATTTGTTATACAG GGGTTCGGAAATGTTGGTTCCTGGGCAGCCCAACTCATCAGCGAAAATGGTGGGAAGATTGTTGCAGTAAGTGACATCACTGGAGCTTTAAAGAATAGCAATGGAATAGACATACCAAGATTACTTAAACATTCCAAAGAGAATCGAGGAATCAAAGGTTTCAGTGGTGGAGACCACATTGATCCAAAGTCAATACTGGTTGAGGATTGTGATGTTCTTATTCCTGCAGCCCTTGGTGGTGTTATCAACAG GGACAATGCAAATGAGATAAAAGCTAAGTTTATTATTGAAGCTGCCAACCATCCAACTGACCCAGAGGCTGATGAG ATCTTATCAAAGAAAGGTGTTGTCATACTTCCAGACATATATGCCAACTCAGGTGGAGTTACTGTGAGTTATTTCGAGTGGGTTCAG AACATTCAAGGGTTTATGTGGGATGAAGAGAAGGTGAATAAAGAACTTGAGACATACATGACGAAAGCTTTCAAAGATGTCAAGGAAATGTGCAAGACTCACAACTGTGATCTCCGGATGGGAGCCTTCACCTTAGGAGTCAACCGGGTTGCTCGTGCCACTGTCCTCAGAGGTTGGGAAGCCTGA
- the LOC122641582 gene encoding uncharacterized protein LOC122641582 has protein sequence MCPLRIIFLFLSATLAGYFAWKTVRSASSSTNADKEDVSATAESSSSSSKPNPECNLKMTIRNGFWVFMDMASGRFLCRNLRVMNEGEKGKVC, from the exons atgtgcCCCCTAAGGATCATCTTCTTGTTCCTCTCGGCGACGTTGGCCGGTTACTTTGCATGGAAGACGGTCCGTTCTGCTTCCTCCTCCACCAACGCCGACAAAGAAGATGTGTCTGCAACGGCAGAGTCGTCTTCCTCGTCCTCCAAACCAAACCCTGAATGCAATTTGAAAATG ACAATTCGAAATGGATTCTGGGTTTTCATGGACATGGCTAGCGGCAGGTTCTTGTGTAGGAATTTGAGGGTCATGAACGAAGGTGAGAAAGGGAAGGTCTGTTAG
- the LOC122641576 gene encoding glutamate dehydrogenase 1-like isoform X1, translated as MNALAATNRNFKLAARLLGLDSKLEKSLLIPFREIKVECTIPKDDGSLASFVGFRVQHDNARGPMKGGIRYHPEVDPDEVNALAQLMTWKTAVANIPYGGAKGGIGCDPGELSISELERLTRVFTQKIHDLIGVHTDVPAPDMGTNPQTMAWILDEYSKFHGYSPAIVTGKPVDLGGSLGRDAATGRGVLFATQALLQEYGKSISNQRFVIQGFGNVGSWAAQLISENGGKIVAVSDITGALKNSNGIDIPRLLKHSKENRGIKGFSGGDHIDPKSILVEDCDVLIPAALGGVINRDNANEIKAKFIIEAANHPTDPEADEILSKKGVVILPDIYANSGGVTVSYFEWVQNIQGFMWDEEKVNKELETYMTKAFKDVKEMCKTHNCDLRMGAFTLGVNRVARATVLRGWEA; from the exons ATGAATGCGTTAGCAGcaacaaatagaaatttcaaGTTGGCAGCACgccttttgggtttggattcgAAGCTCGAAAAGAGTTTACTAATTCCTTTCAGGGAGATCAAG GTTGAATGCACCATACCCAAAGACGATGGCAGTTTGGCCTCGTTTGTTGGATTCAGGGTTCAGCACGATAATGCTAGAGGCCCCATGAAAGGAGGAATTAGGTACCATCCAGAG GTTGATCCTGATGAGGTGAATGCTCTAGCACAACTAATGACCTGGAAGACAGCCGTAGCAAATATTCCATATGGTGGTGCTAAAGGGGGTATAGGGTGTGATCCAGGGGAACTAAGCATCTCCGAGCTAGAGCGTCTTACGAGAGTTTTCACACAGAAGATACATGATCTAATTGGAGTCCATACAGATGTTCCAGCACCTGATATGGGAACGAATCCCCAG ACGATGGCATGGATACTGGATGAGTACTCAAAATTTCATGGCTACTCACCTGCAATTGTGACTGGAAAACCTGTT GATCTTGGTGGATCTTTAGGAAGAGATGCAGCTACAGGAAGGGGAGTACTTTTTGCAACTCAGGCCCTGCTTCAAGAATATGGAAAGAGCATCTCCAACCAACGATTTGTTATACAG GGGTTCGGAAATGTTGGTTCCTGGGCAGCCCAACTCATCAGCGAAAATGGTGGGAAGATTGTTGCAGTAAGTGACATCACTGGAGCTTTAAAGAATAGCAATGGAATAGACATACCAAGATTACTTAAACATTCCAAAGAGAATCGAGGAATCAAAGGTTTCAGTGGTGGAGACCACATTGATCCAAAGTCAATACTGGTTGAGGATTGTGATGTTCTTATTCCTGCAGCCCTTGGTGGTGTTATCAACAG GGACAATGCAAATGAGATAAAAGCTAAGTTTATTATTGAAGCTGCCAACCATCCAACTGACCCAGAGGCTGATGAG ATCTTATCAAAGAAAGGTGTTGTCATACTTCCAGACATATATGCCAACTCAGGTGGAGTTACTGTGAGTTATTTCGAGTGGGTTCAG AACATTCAAGGGTTTATGTGGGATGAAGAGAAGGTGAATAAAGAACTTGAGACATACATGACGAAAGCTTTCAAAGATGTCAAGGAAATGTGCAAGACTCACAACTGTGATCTCCGGATGGGAGCCTTCACCTTAGGAGTCAACCGGGTTGCTCGTGCCACTGTCCTCAGAGGTTGGGAAGCCTGA